Sequence from the Bryobacteraceae bacterium genome:
TGTCGAACCAATTGGACCACGCCCGGGTCGATTCACCCGGCTCTCCCGTCACGTCGAGCTGCCCGAAGCGCAGGAACGATCCCGTGTTGAACACGAAGATGCTCGATGTGGACCAGCCGCCCAGGATCGCGTTGATCACCGGGTGTGCGTTGGACCCGAAGCGCTGCCCCCTGCCGAACGGCAATTCCCACGTCGTGCCCATCGTCATCCGGTGCCGAGGCAGCGTCGCCGGGATCATCGTCAGCTTGTTCGCATACTGATCCGGCGCGTTGAAGAAGTTCCCCGTGCTCTCGCGGTTGTAGTTGTAGCCCCAGACGAAGCTGTAGCCGTTGGCGAAGCGCCGCTGCAGCCGCATCTGGAGAGCTTTGTAGCGATTCTCCACCCCCGGCATGAAGCCTTCGGTTAGGTCGCCGTATTGCGGATACGGACGCAGAAGCGTCGATAGCGGCACCGTCCGCTGCCCGCGCAACTGGCCCGGCATCAGCGACGCCGGAAGCCCGAAGAACGGGTTCGCCACGGCCGCTGTGAGCGCCGTCTTGTAGTCGTAGGAAAGCTGCGGGTCAACCATGTTCACCGCTCGGCCGAATCCGGCGTTCCCGCCCTGGCCCTCGGGCACCATGTTGTGGCCGAAATTCATGAAGAACGTCGCGTCGAACTTGACGCCCGCCACCAGGTCGCGTTCCACGGTGAAATTGATCCGGTCGTTCATCGGCGTCCGCACGTCCTGACGAGACCATGTCGCCGCGCCGCCCAGGTTCGTGTTGCGTCCGTACCCGCGGCCCACTGGCAGCACTAGCGGGTTCGTCGACGGGAACGGGTTGCTGAACACCCCTTGCGGCACGCCCTGCAATTGCGGCGGACCGTTTGAACTCGTCGAGAAGCCATCCGTCGCCGGAAGCCGCCACGAATATCCCAGGATGCTCATGACCGGCACCGCGTAGCGGGCGTAGCCGATCCGGATCGCAGTCCGGTCGTTGGCGCGCACCGCAATGCCCAGCCGCGGAAGGAAATTGCGGCCCGGGGCATTGTAGAGCCCGGGATTCTTGTCGTCGGTGTAGATCCAGGCGCCGTTGTAGGTCGGCTGCACGCGGCCGTTGATCGCCGTCACCTGCGGGGGCATCACCGGCGCGTTCTGCTGGAATTCCGGAATCGGATTGTTGAGATCGAGGAAGCGCGACAAACGCCCCTCGCGCTCCGATGGCGCCGTCTCGTACTCCCACCGCAGGCCGAGGTTCAGCGTCACGCGGCGATTCAGTTTGTAGTCGTCCTGGAAGAAGAGGCCGTACTGATCCTGCTTCGTGTACCGCGGCGATACGTAGTTCGCCGTCAGCGAGTTGTCGACCGTCCCAAGCAAGAACGTCGCCCACGCGCTGCCCGTGTTGAGCAGGTCCGGACGCAGGTAGCTGTCGGCCGTCATGTTCGCCGTGAACGGGAACGAACCGAGGTTCGGCAGTTGCGAGTACTCGAATGCGTGGCGGAACGCCATGCCGAACTTCATGTAGTGGCGGCCGCGGTCGTGACCCATGCTGCCCTGGTAGGAGTACTTGCGCGGGCGGTAGCTCCACCAGCTCGACTTCCCGAAAGTCGCCCCGCCGATGTTCAGGTTCGGATAGTAGACCGCCGGCATGTCCGCCGTGTAGGGCTTGTACCACGGATTGTTCGGCCAATAGCGCGCCAGGCCCTCTTCCCCGAGCTTCGCCCATTCCGAATCGTACTCGTCCTCGGAGTAGACGACACCCATGCGGAAGTTCACAACCGTCCGCGCGCTCAGCGTGTAGACGCTGTCGAACGCCGCGTTCAGGGCGTCCATCAGGCCCCCGTTGTCCGACGTCGTCGCCGGGCTGTTGCCGTAGTTGTTGTTGTCGAGCCGCGTCCGGATCACGGAGTAGCGCCCGAACACTTTCCATTTATCCGTGATGTTCCAGTCCGTGCGGTTGGAGAAATTCCAGTAGTTGAGGAACCACGCGTAGCCCGTGCGGAAGTTGTTCACGCCGGAACGGTCGTCGCCCGGATTGTTCGGCCTCCAGATGTCGTTCAGGAACAGCAGCGAGGTCGGATCCATGCGCGTGCGCGGAACCACGTTGCCCGCGAACGGCATCCGCGACACCGCGTTGGTGGCCGTGTTGGTCACCGTCGTCGCCGGGTCGAACACCGGCCGCATCACTCCTTGCCGGTTCAGCGTCCCGGTGAAGTCGCCGTTGCGCTCGAGATCGGTCGGCAACGTCATCACCCGCGTGTACGGCTGGCGGTTCTTCCAGCGCTCGTAGGTGAAAAACGTGAACAGCTTGTCGCGCAGGATGCGCCCCCCGATCGTTCCCCCGCCCACATGGTTCCGGACAACGTTGGGCGCCCGTGTGAACGCGTTCGAGACCGCGTTGAACGTCGGGTTCCGGCCGAAATAGTACAGGCTCCCGTGATAGTCGTTGGTGCCCGCTTTCATGCCGACGTTCATCACGCCGCCAGCCGAGAAGCCGGACTCGGCGTCGATCGAGTTCTGCTGCACCGTGAATTCCTGCACCGCGTCCATCGGCGGCGCGTAGGAGCCGCGCGAGCCGACGCCGATCGGCGATCCGTCGATCTGCACCTCGTTGCGGCCAGACGTCTGTCCGCCAACGTCCACCCCCGTGGTCGAAAGCTGATAGAACGGATTTCGCTTCGAAACGTCCGAGTAGCGGTTCACCACCGCCGGATCGAGCAGCGCCAGCGTGAACGGGTTCCGCGCCAGCACCGGAAGCTCCTTGAGCATCTTGCCGTCGATCGTTTGCAGCAGCGTCGTCGTATTGAACTGGATCTCCACCGCCGTGTCGGACACCGTCACGGTCTGGCTGACATCGCCAACTTGCAGCGACATGTTCACGGTGAGGTCGGAACGGACCAGCACCCGCAGATTCTCCTGCGTGAACTTGCCGAAGCCGGCGCTCTCGCCGGTAATGGTGTAAACACCGGGCTCAACGAAGTCGAACAGATAGCGGCCGGAATCGTCGGTGGTGCGGACGGTGGCGACCTGAGTGCTCGAATTGGTGAGCGTTACGTTAGCCTGTGGAACCGCGGCGTTGGTGGCGTCAGTGACGAGCCCTTGAACGCGGCCCCGGTAATCCTGCGCGCCGGCGACATGGGCGAACGAGAGGATGAGAGTTGCACAGAGAAACGAAGATCGTGGCATGCAGACCCCCATTCAGATTTTGATTTCCGCCGATTGCGACGGTGAAGGCATTGTTTCAAACCCGGCCCGGCCCCGTCAACCGAGGGTGCTTATTCGCACGCCCGATCGTCCCGGTGCACGTAGTACGGCCGGAAGTTTTTCGCCCGCGGGTTCATGCACCCGGAGAGGTTCAGCAGCTCGATCCTGCGGAACTCCACCGGCTGACTTTCCGATTGCAGCCCGATGTAGCCCTCCGCCAGCAAAGTCCCGTCTTTCTTGACCGCCGGATCGAACCCCGTCACCACGCCGCCGCCGATGGCCGGCTTCTCGTACTCGAGCACAACCTTGCCGTCGACCTTGTGCGTCACCTTCCCCCCGCCCAGCACCTCCACCTCGACCGATACCCACGCATCGTTCGGAAGCCGTTCCGATGTCGAATTCGTGCAGTGCGCCTTCACCATCGCGCCGTTCATGTGGATCTCAGTGCCCGGCGTGCACACATTCATCGTCGTCCGTCCCCCGGCCAGAAACTGCGCTTCCACCGAGATCGGCCAGTTCTGTTCTTTGAGAATGGTCTCCGGGGCCTGCGAATGGAACATCACCCCGCTGTTGAGCTTCGCGTAGCCCGGCCCGTCTTTCATCTGCTCGCCGTAGAACCGGTATTCCATCCGCAGCCGGAAATGCGAGAGCTTCTTCTTGTAGAACAGGTGGCCGAACCTCGTGCCGAATTCCGGGTACTTGTCGTATGCAACGCGAATCATCCCGTCTTCCACGCGGAATGTGTCCCCGAAGTTATCGCCCGTCTCGTGATGCGCCAGCTTCACCACCCACCCGTCCAGATCCCGGCCGTTGAAGATCGGCTCCCACTGTTCCGGAACCGGCTGTGCGAACGCCGAGGCCGCGGCGGCGAAGCAGACGAGGATTCGAACCATCCCGCCATCATACCCGCCCCGGAGCCGGCCCTCGCCAGCGGCTATCGCTTCATCACGGAGAAACCGAACTCGAGCCCGTATCCCTGTTCGATCGCAAGCGAAATCCACAACAACGCGCACGGCTCGAGCAGCCGCGCCTGCCGCAATCCACCCGCGTCTCGCGCGTCGAACCCGATCGCCCGCGCCAGTTCCTGAACCGTTTCCTTCGACTCGCCGTCGTCGCCGCAAAGAAACATCGCCGCCGCCCGCCCGTCGAAAACCGGGTTCGCCATCACCTTGAACCCCACCGTGTTGAACGCCTTCACCACACGCGCGCCCGGAGCCCATTGCTCCACATTCTCCGCCCCCGATGTCGTCGTCCCGTACTCGAGCCCATGCAGATTCGCCAACAGCGGATTCGTCGCGTCGATCAGTACCTTCCCCGATAGCGGCAGGCCCGCCAGCACGCTCTGCGTCGCCGGCCATGGCGTCGCCAGCAGCACCACGTCGCTCGCCGCGGCCGCCTCCGCCACCGATGCTGCCCGGGCGTTTGCTCCCGCCCGCGCCAGCAGCTCCCGCATCGGCGCCCCGCCCGGATCGCGGGACCCGAACACAACCGCGTGGCCCAACGCCGCCCAGCGCGACCCAAGCGTCCCGCCTACGTTTCCGGATCCGATGATTCCAAGGTTCATGATACTTTCGATACTAGTTAGTATCGAAACTCTTGTCAAGGCAAAATGTTCTCTGTGAATAAATCCACCGAGTGCTCCCTCGGCCGCCCGCGCGATGCCCAGGCCGAGCGCCGCATCCTCGAAGCCACACTCCGCCTGCTCGCCGAAGAAGGCTACGTGCGCATGACGCTCGACTCGGTGGCCGCCAGCTCCGGCGCCAGCAAGACCACGATCTACCGCCGCTGGTCCTCCAAGGCCGACGTTGTCACCGCCGCCCTCCGCACCCTTCAACTGTCCGAGCCGCCCGTCGACACAGGCGCCGTCCCCGGCGACCTCGCCGCCATCCTCGTCAACTTCCGCCGATCCCTCCTCCGCCCCAACGGGATGGCGCTCGTCGGAACCGTCCTCGCCGAAGAAGCGCACACGCCGGACCTGCTCCGCCTCTTCCGCGAACGCATCGTCGCGCCCCGCCGCGCCTCTCTCCGCGCCGTGCTCGATCGCGCCCGCAAGGCCGGCCAACTTCGCCGCGGAGCCAGGATCGACGCCGCCGTCGCCATGCTCATCGGCGCTGTCTACGCGCGCTATCTCGCATCCGGCGAAGTTCCCGCTTCCTTCCCACGCGAACTCGTCGAGATCGTCTGGGCCGGCATCAAGGCGCAGGACCCCGCCCCGCCCCGCTGACCCGCTCCGGAAACGCGGCTCAGCACTCCAATCGGGCGGTTCACACCAGATTCCCAGTACTTCTATTGCCACCTCGCCGGCGGTACCGCAAAAGCGGGAACTTACATCGGCGGCGCCATGCGGCCGGAGGAGAAACACAGTGAAAAGAACAGCATCGGCGGCGGCCCTCGTGTGCCGCTCGCTGCGGCGGCATCCGCCGGCGCCTATCAACTCGACGACGGAACCGTATCGGCCTCGGGCTTCGGGCTCGGCGGTTTCTCGGTAATTCAGTCCGTCTGGCTGAACGCATTCCAATCCGTCGCTGGCCTGGAAAGCATCACCGGCGTGACCATCATGTTCGGCGCCGCGCTCATCGGCGACGGCCTCCCCGCCAACGGGACGCCCATTGATGTGGTCCTCTACTCAGACCCCACCAACGACGGCAACCCCATCGACGCAGTGCTGCAACGCCAGTCCGCCGGAACCGTCCAAAACGCCGACACCGGCACGTTCATCGACTTCGCCATCACGCCTTTCACCGTCACCCCTGGCGACTGGTTCTTCGTCGGCCGCCCACCGCCTCTCCGGCGAATGTAAACGTCTTCGGACCCAACATCGACTCGGACGCCTTCCCGGACCCCTCCCCCCCAGGGCCGCAGCTACCTCTTCACCTGGTTCACCGGCACGCCCGGCATCGGGGCGCTTTCCGGCCCCGCCCCCACACCCGAACCGGCCACCGGACTCGCCGTCCTCGCCGGACTCGGTCTTCTCGCCTTCGCCCGCCGCGCACGCTGACCCCCGCCCGCGGCGGTTTCACCGCGATGGCCGGTCGTACAATGAGAGCTTACTCTCCGACATGTCCACCGCATTCCTCTTCCCCGGCCAAGGCTCGCAATCCGCCGGAATGGGCAAAGCCCTCGCCGAAACCTTCACCGCCGCCAAGGCCGTCTTCGATGAAGCCGACGAAGCTCTCGGCTTCCCCATCTCCCGCCTCTGCTTCGAAGGTCCGGAAGACGAACTCAAACTCACCGAAAATACCCAGCCCGCCATCCTCACCGTCTCCTGCGCCGCCCACGCCGTACTCGCCGAACGCGGCATCCGCGCCGATTTCGCCGCCGGACATTCCCTCGGCGAATACTCCGCCCTCGTCGCCGCCGGCGCGCTCTCCTTCGCCGACGCCGTCCGCATCGTCCGCAACCGCGGCCGCTACATGCAGGAAGCCGTGCCCCCCGGAGTCGGCGCGATGGCCGCTCTTCTCAGACTCCCCGAAGGCAAGCTCGACGCCATCCTCGCCGATGCCGCCCAAGGCGAAATCGTCAGCGCCGCGAACCTGAATTCGCCTGACCAGATCGTCATCGCCGGTCACGCCGCCGCCGTCAACCGCGCCGTCGACCTCGCCAAGGCCGCCGGCGCACGCCGCGCCGTTCTGCTTCCGGTGAGCGCGCCCTTCCACTGCGCTCTCATGGAGCCCGCCCAGCGCCGCCTCGCCGCCGACCTCGCCGCTGCCGCCTTCCACGACCTCTCCATCCCCATCGTCAACAACCACGCCGCCGCCATTGTCCACACCGGTGAGGAAGCGCGCGCCAGCCTCATCGCCCAGGTCCCCAATCCCGTCCTGTGGACCGCCTCCATCGCCGCCCTTGCCGCGCAAGGCGTCACCCGCTGCATCGAAGTCGGCCCCGGCGCCGTCCTCACCGGCCTCCTCAAGCAAATCGATCCCGCCCTGCAAGGCCTTCGCTTCTCCGACCCGACACACCTCGAAGCGCTCACTGCATGACCCCACGCCTGCTCGGCGCTCTCCCACCCTACGTACGCATCCTCGATCTCGGCAGCGGCCCCGGCAGCTTCCCCGCCTTCCTCCGCGGCATTCGATCTGATCGTCGCCAGTCACAGCCTCGAACACATCGCGGACCCCACCCGCGTTCTCGCCCCCGCCGCCGCGCTCTACATCGCCATCCCGGACGCCTCCACCCTCTCGGACCGGCTCTATCGTTGGGTCGCGCGCGGAGGCGGCCACGTCAACGCCTCACGGACCCCACTGCCTTCGCCGCCGCCGTCACCCAAGCCACAGGACTCCCGCTCTCCGCGATCGATTCCCTCTTCTCCGGCTTCACCATCCTCAATTCCCGCCTCAATCCCCGCAACGCCGGCGCGCGCCTTCCTCGCAAACTCCGCCTCCTCAACGGAGGCAGCGAGACCATCCTGCGCTGGCAAACGCTCCTGCTCCGCCACATCGACCGTGCCTTCGGCGCCCGCCTCTCGCATTACGGCTGGGCGTTCTACTTCGGCCCCATCGCGCCCGATCACGCTCTCCCCCAAACCA
This genomic interval carries:
- a CDS encoding TonB-dependent receptor, with translation MPRSSFLCATLILSFAHVAGAQDYRGRVQGLVTDATNAAVPQANVTLTNSSTQVATVRTTDDSGRYLFDFVEPGVYTITGESAGFGKFTQENLRVLVRSDLTVNMSLQVGDVSQTVTVSDTAVEIQFNTTTLLQTIDGKMLKELPVLARNPFTLALLDPAVVNRYSDVSKRNPFYQLSTTGVDVGGQTSGRNEVQIDGSPIGVGSRGSYAPPMDAVQEFTVQQNSIDAESGFSAGGVMNVGMKAGTNDYHGSLYYFGRNPTFNAVSNAFTRAPNVVRNHVGGGTIGGRILRDKLFTFFTYERWKNRQPYTRVMTLPTDLERNGDFTGTLNRQGVMRPVFDPATTVTNTATNAVSRMPFAGNVVPRTRMDPTSLLFLNDIWRPNNPGDDRSGVNNFRTGYAWFLNYWNFSNRTDWNITDKWKVFGRYSVIRTRLDNNNYGNSPATTSDNGGLMDALNAAFDSVYTLSARTVVNFRMGVVYSEDEYDSEWAKLGEEGLARYWPNNPWYKPYTADMPAVYYPNLNIGGATFGKSSWWSYRPRKYSYQGSMGHDRGRHYMKFGMAFRHAFEYSQLPNLGSFPFTANMTADSYLRPDLLNTGSAWATFLLGTVDNSLTANYVSPRYTKQDQYGLFFQDDYKLNRRVTLNLGLRWEYETAPSEREGRLSRFLDLNNPIPEFQQNAPVMPPQVTAINGRVQPTYNGAWIYTDDKNPGLYNAPGRNFLPRLGIAVRANDRTAIRIGYARYAVPVMSILGYSWRLPATDGFSTSSNGPPQLQGVPQGVFSNPFPSTNPLVLPVGRGYGRNTNLGGAATWSRQDVRTPMNDRINFTVERDLVAGVKFDATFFMNFGHNMVPEGQGGNAGFGRAVNMVDPQLSYDYKTALTAAVANPFFGLPASLMPGQLRGQRTVPLSTLLRPYPQYGDLTEGFMPGVENRYKALQMRLQRRFANGYSFVWGYNYNRESTGNFFNAPDQYANKLTMIPATLPRHRMTMGTTWELPFGRGQRFGSNAHPVINAILGGWSTSSIFVFNTGSFLRFGQLDVTGEPGESTRAWSNWFDTSVFKQATPFTPRTNPYQYSGITGPRYWNLDSTISKNFALTERFKLELRLEGYNLTNSVMPGNPNLNVTSTQFGGITSQVNYGREVQYTLRLHF
- a CDS encoding DUF1080 domain-containing protein, coding for MVRILVCFAAAASAFAQPVPEQWEPIFNGRDLDGWVVKLAHHETGDNFGDTFRVEDGMIRVAYDKYPEFGTRFGHLFYKKKLSHFRLRMEYRFYGEQMKDGPGYAKLNSGVMFHSQAPETILKEQNWPISVEAQFLAGGRTTMNVCTPGTEIHMNGAMVKAHCTNSTSERLPNDAWVSVEVEVLGGGKVTHKVDGKVVLEYEKPAIGGGVVTGFDPAVKKDGTLLAEGYIGLQSESQPVEFRRIELLNLSGCMNPRAKNFRPYYVHRDDRACE
- the fabD gene encoding ACP S-malonyltransferase; translation: MSTAFLFPGQGSQSAGMGKALAETFTAAKAVFDEADEALGFPISRLCFEGPEDELKLTENTQPAILTVSCAAHAVLAERGIRADFAAGHSLGEYSALVAAGALSFADAVRIVRNRGRYMQEAVPPGVGAMAALLRLPEGKLDAILADAAQGEIVSAANLNSPDQIVIAGHAAAVNRAVDLAKAAGARRAVLLPVSAPFHCALMEPAQRRLAADLAAAAFHDLSIPIVNNHAAAIVHTGEEARASLIAQVPNPVLWTASIAALAAQGVTRCIEVGPGAVLTGLLKQIDPALQGLRFSDPTHLEALTA
- a CDS encoding TetR/AcrR family transcriptional regulator — protein: MNKSTECSLGRPRDAQAERRILEATLRLLAEEGYVRMTLDSVAASSGASKTTIYRRWSSKADVVTAALRTLQLSEPPVDTGAVPGDLAAILVNFRRSLLRPNGMALVGTVLAEEAHTPDLLRLFRERIVAPRRASLRAVLDRARKAGQLRRGARIDAAVAMLIGAVYARYLASGEVPASFPRELVEIVWAGIKAQDPAPPR
- a CDS encoding NADPH-dependent F420 reductase; translated protein: MNLGIIGSGNVGGTLGSRWAALGHAVVFGSRDPGGAPMRELLARAGANARAASVAEAAAASDVVLLATPWPATQSVLAGLPLSGKVLIDATNPLLANLHGLEYGTTTSGAENVEQWAPGARVVKAFNTVGFKVMANPVFDGRAAAMFLCGDDGESKETVQELARAIGFDARDAGGLRQARLLEPCALLWISLAIEQGYGLEFGFSVMKR